The genomic stretch GGATTCGGCAGCCTGTGCAACCGTAATATTTCTTCCGATGAACTGAGTACTTTGCAAGAGAACCTGGTAAAAAGCCACGCTTGCAGTGTAGGCGCAGAAATGCCCCATGTCATTGTGAAGCTGATGTTTTTATTAAAAGCTCATGCTCTTTCTTTGGGACACAGTGGCGTACAAGTCATCACTGTACAGCGAATTATCGACTTTTTCAATAACGATGTAATGCCCATTGTCTATGACCGCGGTTCATTGGGAGCCTCAGGAGATCTTGCCCCGCTCGCCAATCTCTTCCTTCCGTTGATCGGCGTAGGCGATGTGTATTATAAAGGCAAACGCTGCGAAGCTATCAGCGTGCTTGATGAGTTTGGTTGGGAACCAGTCAAATTGAAAAGCAAAGAAGGACTGGCTCTGCTCAATGGTACCCAGTTTATGAGTGCCAACGGAGTGTATGCCATACTCAAAGCCTTCCGTCTTTCCAAGAAAGCCGACCTCATTGCCGCCATCTCCCTGGAAGCCTTTGACGGCCGCATCGATCCGTTCATGGATTGTATCCAACAAATGCGTCCGCATAAAGGCCAGATAGAAACCGGAGCCGCATTCCGAAGAATGCTGGAAGGCAGTGAAATCATCGTACAGCCCAAACAACACGTACAAGACCCCTATTCATTCCGTTGCATCCCACAAGTTCATGGTGCAACCAAAGATGCCATCAACCACGTAGCTTCAGTACTGTTGACCGAGATAAATTCAGTTACCGATAATCCCACTATCTTCCCCGATGAAGACCTTATCATTTCAGGTGGCAACTTCCACGGACAGCCCCTGGCATTGGTATATGATTATCTTGCCATTGCTATGGCCGAACTGGGAAACATATCCGAACGGCGTGTGGCACAACTCATTATGGGACTTCGCGGATTGCCCGAATTTCTAGTTGCCAATCCGGGACTTAACTCCGGTTTCATGATTCCCCAATATGCGGCTGCCAGCATGGTAAGCCAGAATAAAATGTACTGTTATGCCGCCAGTAGCGACTCTATAGTATCCAGCAACGGACAGGAAGACCATGTAAGTATGGGAGCCAACGCCGCCACCAAGCTCTACAAAGTGATGGATAATCTGGAACATATACTTGCCATCGAATTGATGAACGCCGCACAAGGTATAGATTTCCGCCGTCCGCTCCGTAGTTCACCGTTTATTGAGAAGTTTCTCGCCACCTACCGCAACGAGGTACCTTTTATAAAAGAAGATATTGTGATGTATAAGGAAATACATAAAACAGTAGCTTTTTTAAAACGGCATCAAGTAAATTATTAAACGGCATTTCGGAATCGGATTATAAAGATTTCACATCCCTTTTTACTATTAAAAACTATAAGATCCATATAATCCGAGTCCGAATTCATATCTTTGCAGTAACAAAAAATAGCGAAGATGAATTATGATAATAAAGAAGAAATGTTTCCTATAGTAGATGAACAAGGAAACATAACAGGAGCTGCAACCCGTGGAGAATGTCATAATGGAAGTAAATTGCTACATCCGGTAGTCCACTTGCATGTATTCAACAGTAAAGGCGAACTCTATTTGCAAAGGCGTCCTGACTGGAAAGATATTCAGCCAGGCAAATGGGACACAGCCGTAGGCGGACACATAGATTTGGGTGAAAGTGTGGAAACAGCCTTGAAACGTGAAGTAAAAGAAGAACTGGGCATCACCGACTTTACTCCCGAATTACTGACTAGCTATGTATTCGAATCCACCCGGGAAAAAGAATTGGTATTCTCGCATAAAACCACTTATGACGGTCTCATTATTCCCAGCGAGGAACTGGATGGCGGCCGTTTTTGGTCACTAGAAGAGATCAGGAGCAATATTGGAAAAGAAATATTTACACCTAATTTTGAAAATGAATTTAAGAAGCTAGGCTTCTGAAATAGTTTTTTAATCAAAAATGGCAAATTCTTGATGCAGGTCAAGAATTTGCCATTTTCGCATACATTTTATCTTTATCAGAGTACAATCTAGAACAAAACAGTATAATTTTGTGTTGTAAAACATAAAAAGAAAGGATAACGAGATTATGAAAAAGGTAAAAAGTATTTTTAAGAAAGCCCTTGCTCTAATGGGTGAAAACGAAGTAAGAGCTTGGGGTATAGGGATTAAGTAAGAAAATAACCCTATTTTTTTAATCAAAGAAAGGATAACATTATGAAGAAATTGAAAGAGATCATCAAAGCAGGTCTCAAAGATATGGGAAATGACGCCCTCCGTGCTTGGGGGTACGATACAAAGTAAAAGGTACAAAAGATTAGTTTTTAATGTTTTAAAAAAGGATAGCAGGATGAAAAGAGTAAAAAAAATTTTCAAAGAATATATGAGGGCTATTGAAATTAATGCCGCATTAATGTATGGTTATAGACCTAAATAAGAACCGTACTTTTTGATTGAGGGAATTGAATTACAATTATAACAAAAAAGCAGTCTTGAAAAGTCAAGACTGCTTTTTTGTTATAAATACAGTATAAGTGAAATCAATTTATCCGACAAGCAATACACTAACATTAAAAATATATTGTATTTCTTCAAAAAGAATATACCTCTTTGAAATCAAGAGAGTTAGAAAATTCACCTCATTTTAGGATAATGAGTTGGCAACCATCCTAATTACCGTGATCTGCATCACTTTGCTGGTTTGGGTAACTCTTACAGATGCAAATATAGTAAAATATAGCAGGCAAAAAGAAAGATGAACTCATTTTCTTTTTACCTGCTGCATGATTCGCGGTAGAATAGTATCCTATATCAATTCAATTTTTATTTTACAGTTCTGTCCACCCTGCAAAATAGAATGGCAAAGTGTTACTCTAAATTTCTGTTCTTTCCAAAGGTTTTGCAAAGAATAAAGAACACTCTGACGTGAACATTCACAAAGCAAAGGTGTGGTGACATATCCTTTTTTACACAAGCCACAAGTACATTCCAAGAAAATAAGATGATAGACACGACCTTTCTCTACAATCTCGCTTTTTACTCCCGGCAATTCATCTGCCATCTGAAAGAAAACATCCATATCTCCATTGGCATCCTTGTAGAGTTTCCTGTAAATGGAAAGCACACCACCATCCACGCAATTCTTGCTACATTCTGAAAAGAAGGCTGCTCGTTGTTCCGATGAGAGTCGAGCGATACCTTTCTCAAAACCTTTGAACCAATCTGACAAATCCATACTATCAAGGTAATTGACTGAACAGCTTTACCAATCCTTCTTTGTTGAAGCAGTAAAACATTTCTATTTGTTCAGGGGTATCATTCTCCAGCAATAACAACAACTCTTTAGCAAATTCCAAGTAACCTGTGCCATTTGCCGTAACAATGCGTTTGTCCGATACAGCTTGCTCATTCATATAACCTGCCTTATTGGTATAATTGCCTCCTCCCCATAATTGTAGCTGTTCCAAACCATTTCCCGTATGTTTTATCTCATTTAAGAAACCATGTTTGGCAAGGAAAGAAGCAGCGTTGCAGATAGCTCCTACGATAATCCCCTTCTTTATGGCACGGCGAACGATTGGCACGACTTTATCTGCTTCCAGTTCGTCGAACCAGCCGAAACCACCAATTAGCACCAAAGCGGCATAATCATTAGGCATCGTTTCAAAAGAATAGTCGGGTAAAGTATGGAAACCACTGCATGAGCGTACAACATCCAATGTAGGAGCTACGACTTTGTTCATGTATTTGGGATTTTCTTTTATACTACGTTCATCACACGCAATAGCCGAAGCTAGGAACACGGCTTCATGGTCAGCATAGTTATTTAACAATAGATATAACACCTCGTTCTTCATATTTATTTTCTTCTGATGGTTTGACATTTACGTTTTGTCATCTCTTCGGCAAAGGCTTGTTCACCTTGTTCCTTAATATAGCTAATGCAAGCAGAACGGTCAGAATTAAACAAAAATGCAAATACTTTGCTTATCCAATTGGAAAACAACTTGCATTCCCTGACATCATGGGAGCATTCAGCACAAGTATTAAACTTGTTTTCTTGGCAACATGAGCGGATTTTACACCAAGTTGCTTTTTTATTTGGTTTACATCCGGAACATTTCTCCGCCAAGAACTTACGGCAGGCTCCACAATAAAGACCGCAAGCGGCTATGTTTTTATTATCAGGTGCAATAGTTTTCATAAATATCAGATGTTGGAGTGAGAAAATTCGCCATTTATCCAAAAGGTGGCTTCCGTACCCATGAAATGTAGAAGCACATAATTGGGATCACTTGGTCCATCGGGAAAATGATGAACGAACCAGTCCTGCCATATGTCCTTGCGGATAGTATCGTCCGTAATAATTTCTACCGTACCACGCAGGGCAACGCCATCCCCGTAATGGTCATAGCAAAGACCCGCCTTGTTGTTCGCCTTAAAATCATTCACTTTCATGGAGCCGACACTTGTCGCCATCCAGACTTCGTTAAAACTTTTGGCATGTATCTTGGACATCTGCACAGGTCGCGGATAACCGTCGGCATCAATGGATGCGATGGTCACATTTTCGCATTGGGCAAGCAAGTGGGTTGCCTTTTCCGTTAGTGTCCGTTCATCTTTTTCTTTCCACCGTTTCAGGTAGGGAAAGTGTTGAAGCATTTGTTCCTTTGCTTGTACGGGACTCAACTTACATTCGGTCTGCACAGCCCATTGGTCTAAGAATTGCAGGCAGAACTCAATCATTTGGCTCATTGTGAAATCTTGGGTAAACTCACCTTTTTTGTAACAATACACGCAATAATCCTCACTACTGCTCCCATTGGCATTTGTCCCTCTGTTTTCATCAGTTAGGGGCATACCACAACTTTGACAAAACTGTTGTTCCATATATGTATTCTATTCGATGCCTATCAGTCCCTTTATAGGCGGTTATAAAATGCGAGAGCGTGGAACTGCAATGCTACCACGTCTAAGTTGGAGGTCGTAGGAAACCTTTGGCACAGATATGATAATAGCAGCCCACGCTATGGCGTGAGAACCACTATGCTATCCCTTGTACCAAGTCCGAAATTTCCTACGTTTCCAACCTACAAGATAAACATAACGCTTCTTTTTTTCCCGTATGTTTTGAAAAGAGTTGCCTCTATCCGACTACAAAAGTCGGAAATTTTTCTGATAATCTTTTATCTTCTAATGCTTTTATTTACTTTTGGAATAGAATTTAGGGTGCATTCTATATTTTCAGTTCTTTATCCTGTTTAGTAGATGCAGTCCCCAAACCGTTCCTCCATTCATTCGCATTCTGCCTGAACCATTGCACAAGTGGAACATCGTTCACACATATTTGAAAATACCTTTTCCGAGAATCTCAATATGTTCCGGCAGAAGTCAATCAACGGCAGTAGCTTTTCCACATAAGGAAAGTTCCATAAATTTTATTATGTTTTTCAAGATAATCAAGGAAAGCAAAGTAAGTTGATATTAGTTTCACACGGAAAACAACGTCTGTATCCCCAAGAATTAGTACCTTTGGGGGGGGGAGATAACTCTTCGCACTTGCAATATACTTTTTACGCATTGCGTATTTTAAATAATTCAGTGCGTATATTTATCGGCAAGCGGGATAGTAAAAACATAAAATCGAAATGGCAACAGACGGAGTAAAAATAATTGATGGAGATTTAGCACACGACACCTATGAATATATAATGGAATTGTATGATAATGGAGCAAGTGCTGAAATAATTAAGAAAGAAATTCCATTCATAAAAGAAGATTATGGAGATGAAACGGATTTTTATCACGAAATTTTTGTTACAGCTTACGCCTTGGCATTTTGGGAAATCGGAGAACTGACTGATGAAATCTTAAATGAAGTGAAACGAGTTATTGAACTCAAAGCAGGTGTAAATCTTTGGACAAAAGATGTAGACGAAAAGGAAGGCAAAAAAAGACAAAAAGTCCTTGACCGATTTTTAGAAAAAATATCTGCACCAAACAAAAAAGTTAGAAATAGAAAAAAATACAGAGTTGTAAAAAATCTATATTTTGAATCAAATGATGTTCTGTCCTTTAAACTTTCAGACAACAATTATTGTGCTATAATTTGTGCACAAATCACGCAAGAAAAATCACAAATAACCTATGATTTTGTACTTACAACCTACAAGGGAAAACAAAAACCAACAATTGAAACGTTAAAAGATGAATTTATAGTCGGACACCTAATGGGTGGACCGAGTAGAAAAGAAATCTTAAAGCAACAACCCAAAATCAACATACTTTGGGATTATCATACACACAATGCCATACTACTGACAGAAGCACAAAGGCAAAGAACTTATAGCAATGATTCCATTGAAATTTTTGAAGGAAAAAAAGAGTTCTTTTTTGGATTTCCATTTAAATTAGTTACTCATAAGGATATGACACTTATGAAAGACAAGTTTGAAGTTATTGGCAAATTAAAAATAAAAGAAAACTTTAACAGGTCGGGAGGTTATGACTATTTATCGAATCTTGAGAGATTTGAAGATATTTTAAATGATATAGATAGACACATGGAAATATTTAGAAACGTAAAATTTCCGATAAAACTTTTATGTGAAATAAATTAACGAATTATCTCTTGATAAGCAAACCTACGCAGAATGCCGCAAACGAAATGGAGTGTGTTAAATCTGCATTGCTTTCGGGTAACGGCTAGGAAACCGTTTTCCTGCTGCAATCCGCTTTAAGACCGTTTTATACCATCTTCCCAATTTCTCCGATTTGCCACTAACTTCTTAATAATCAATTTTAGTTGCTGCAATCTGCCGATTTTATGAGGTTTTTCCAACGATATTTCCTATTTTTGCAACCATCTACTATTAACCTATAAATTTCAATTAATAGAGCCATGATTAAAAACCTATCTACCTTCTTCGTCGGTATAGCGTTATTATGCCTCGCCGGCTGTACCCCAATTCCCAAAGAAACAACTGCAACAAAAGAGTATGCACCTCTTGAAGTTCCAGTTCCCGAACGTCCTGCGGGACAACAGGATGTAATCGAACTAATAACTCCTAAACTTGACACTGTGCGTGTAGGTTTCATCGGTTTGGGTATGCGTGGTCCCAGTGCGGTAGAACGTTGGACGCACATACCGGGAACTAAAATTGTCGCTCTTTGCGACTTATTGCCTGAAAATGCGGAAAAAGCACAAAAAATTGTAACTAACGCCGGTATGGAAGCCCCTGCCCTCTACTCTGGCAGCGAAGATGCATGGAAACAACTGTGCGAGCGAAACGATATCGACTTAGTATACATTGCAACAGACTGGAAACACCATGCTGAAATGGGTATCTATGCCATGGAACATGGAAAACATGCAGCCATCGAGGTACCTGCCGCCATGTCACTGGATGAAATTTGGGCACTTATCAATACTTCCGAAAAGACCCGTAAACACTGTATGCAACTTGAAAACTGTGTTTATGACTTCTTCGAACTGACGACATTAAATATGGCACAAAAAGGTCTTTTCGGCGAAGTGCTCCATGTAGAAGGTTCATACATCCATAATCTGGAAGAATTCTGGCCTTATTACTGGAACAACTGGCGTTTGGACTACAACCGGGAGTTCCGTGGAGACGTTTATGCCACACACGGCCTAGGTCCTGCCTGCCAATTGCTCAACATTCACCGCGGTGACCGCATGAAGACACTGGTAGCCATGGACACCAAAGCTGTAACCGGTCCCGAGCTGGTAAAACAATATCAGAAAGAAGAAGCACCCGATTTCCAAAACGGCGACCATACCATGACTTTTATCCGCACAGAAAACGGCAAAACCATCCACATACAACATGATGTAATGAATCCGCGTCCCTATAGCCGTATGTATCAGCTGACCGGTACCAAAGGTTTTGCCAACAAATATCCCATCGAGCAATATTGTTTCCGCCCGGATCAAATTGACAGCACCAGCATACCCGATCACGAAAATCTGAGTATGCACTCGGCTGTTCCCGAAAAAGTAAAAGAAACTTTGATGAGCCAATACAAACATCCTATCCACCAAGAATTAGAAGAAACAGCAAAGAAAATAGGTGGACATGGAGGGATGGACTTCATTATGGATTATCGCTTGGTATATTGCTTGCGCAACGGACTTCCTCTGGACATGGACGTTTATGATTTAGCAGAATGGTGCTGTATGGCCGACTTGACCCGTCTTTCTATAGAAAACGGAAATGCACCTGTTGCCGTACCCGACTTTACCCGTGGCAATTGGAACAAAGTGGATGGATATCATCATGCTTTCGCTCAATAAAAAGACATGAAATAAATACAGACTTCCATAAAAAGAGAGGTACATACTGCATCGGGCAGAAATACCTCTCTTTCTTATAATGCACAAAGTCACATGAACATGATTGTATAAAAAAGCTCACATTTTATACTTTTGTCAGTTCACCCGTCACCGAATCAATAATAAATCCCCTCACCATAATATCTTCAGGTATTAATGGATGCTCCATAATAGCCCGTACAGTCCCTTTCACCGATTTCTCCGTATCCTCAAAACCATCCAACCATGCTCCAAAATCTACACCACAGAAACGAATCATATCAATGGTTTCCTGCTTGATGCCACGTGCTTTCATGTGTTCTATCATCTCATTACTATTCATGTGACAGGCCCCACAATCAGAATGAGCAACAACCATAACTTCCTTTACACCTAACTCATAAATAGCCACCATCAGACTACGGATTACACTACCAAACGGATGCGAGATAACCCCACCTGCATTCTTGATAATTTTTACATCACCATTCTTGATGCCCAAAGCAGCAGGTAACAATTCCGTCAATCGGGTATCCATACAAGAAAGAATAGCTATTTTTTTATCAGGATATTTGTTGGTAATATATTTCTCATACCCCTTGCTCTCAACAAATTTCTTGTTAAACTCTAAAATATCATCTATCATTGCCATAAGTTTTTTAGGATTCACTACAAACTTACGCAAAAATAAAATGCAATGACACTTTTAAGATAAATATTTATCGGATACCAACTTTTCTACCATCCATCAAGGCAAGGATGAACCATACAAGAAAAAGCTAAGAGAGCAATGCGTTTCCATACGAAAAAACCAACCCCGTAAATGCTAAAATTGTCATTGGTCTTTTTTCCTTCTCCCCAATTCGGCACGGATACGGCTTAACGACTGTGGGGTAATCCATAAATAAGAAGCGATATGCTTCAGAGGTACATACTGCAACAGTTCCGGATTCTCTTCCAACAAAGTAAGATAACGTTCTTTGGCCCGGGGGCTTCCTCCCGTTATCATCCAACTTTCAAGCCCTAAAAGCTGCTGTTCGAACAATCGTCTTCCAAAATTAGCCAGTTCAACAGATTCGGCATATAATACTTCGAGTTTTGCCTTCGAAATACCATAAAGTTCACTGTCACACATCGCTTCGATAGAAACCAACGAAGCTGTATTTTCCACATATCCCCATGACGAGAAGATGGCCTCCCCTTCAGAAGCAAACCAGACGGAAACATCTACCCCGTCATTAAGGTAATGCCCCCGCCAGATTCCTTTACTTACAATATAGAAGTTTGAGTTCCGCCCGCCTTCCTGTACAAGAAAATCTCCTTTACGAAAAGTGAACTTCTCCATATTATCCAACAACTGCAAGCTCAAAGCTATTGGCAAACTATATTTCTCACAAAACTTCTGTATGAATGCATCCATATATCCACCCGATTAATTACCACAAAGGTAAAAAATCATCTGCGAACCCACTGATGTTTACGATAATAAATTGCCATTATCACTAAAAAAGTAAGTATTTCCGCCAAAGGAACCGCCAGCCATATCCCTGGCACCTTCAATAGCAACGGCAAGCCAAATAAACAAAGTACCATAAAAACAAACCCACGCAAAACTGTAATCATCATAGCCGGACGTGCCCGCTCTACACTTTGGAAATAGCCAATGGAAACAATGTTTACAGCAAAAAAAATAAAGCCAGACGCAAACAAAGGCAGTCCCGCCACAGCAATATCGTATGCTGGATAGGAACGATCAATGAACATAGCCACAATCTGATGATTGAACAAAGCTGTTAACGCAAAAAACACAAGTCCACAGGTCACGGCCGTTCCCAGTGCCAGACGGAAAGCGGAGCGTACCCGCATGGCATCGCCCGCTCCAAAGTTATAGCTTAAAATGGGTTGAGCCGATTGTCCTATGGCATTATATACCATAAATATAATGGGAAAGAAATAACAGGCAATACTGAAAGCAGCCACTCCATCTTCGCCTAAATAATGAATGAACACATAATTACCTGCAAACATCATACAGGCTATGGCCGCCTCGCACAAAAAGGTGGAAGCTCCTAAATGACACATATATCTCACATTGCGCCAAGTGAGCCGCATACTCTTCTTGCTAAGTTTCACCCGGCAAAAATGAATCACATTTTTTCTGCGACTTAAATAAACTACAATCATTCCGGCTCCCAAAATATAGCCCAGACTGGTAGCCAGCGCCGCCCCCATCATTCCCCATTTGAAAATAAAAATAAATACATAATCCAATAGAATGTTCACCACTGCCGGAATAGCATTACACAACATGGCATAATTAGGAGAACCATCCAGACGGACAAAGAACATCCCTGAACTTAGTAAAGCACTAAATACCAGAAAAGGCAAAAACCAATACATATATTCCACCGCCAAAGGCAACAGTCGTTCCGAACTTCCCAACCACACAGCTACTTGTGGAGCAAACAAACATACCACTCCCCACAACACAGCCAAAAACAAAGAAGAAACCACAACAGCCTGCGTCACATTGATACGGGCAGCTTTCAACTTTCCCTGAGATAAATGAATAGATGCCACCACCGATGCACCAACACCAAACATCAATCCGATACCTGTACTTATCAAAAACAAAGGAGCAGTAATATTCACTGCCGCCAATGCGTCACTACCTATCCCTTGACCTACAAAAATACCATCTGTTATCACAAACACAGCCGAAAATACCATCCCCAGCACAGTAGGTATCAGCAATTTCCGAAACAATTTCGGAATTTCCATACTACCAAAATCAATACTATCCTTCATAAACTTCACTTTTTTGTTTAGCGGATGCAAAGATAGAGCGTTATTTCGGAGTAAAAATTACCAAATGGTAATTTCCAACAATTTTTCCTATGAAAAAATTTGTTCTTTTAAAAGATATTCTTACCTTTGCACCCGCTAAACAAAAAGCAACGCCTCTTTAGCTCAGTTGGCCAGAGCACGTGATTTGTAATCTCGGGGTCGTTGGTTCGAATCCGACAAGAGGCTCACTAAAAAAAGAAACTGTTTCTGAACATTCAGAAACAGTTTCTTTTTTTATAAGACAATTCAATTTGAAATAAAACCACATAATCTTTCAAGAGTGACAGTCTCCTCATTATTTCTCGGATGAACCGAAATTTAGGGAGTAAATAAAACTTGAGGAGATAATCCACTATGGTCTATAAAAAAACTCCCTGTCAACATTTCGCCAACAGGGAGTCCGTTAATCATTTATGGGGCAAAGATTACATCATGCCGCCCATGCCACCCATTCCAGGAGCACCCATCGGCATTTCTGGTTTATCTTCTTTCTTTTCCACAATTACACATTCTGTAGTCAGGAACATACCTGCAATAGAAGCTGCATTTTCCAAAGCTACACGAGTTACCTTAGCAGGATCCACCACACCGGCAGCATGCAGGTTTTCGTAAACATCAGTACGAGCGTTATAACCGAAGTCACCTTTACCTTCACGTACTTTCTGAACGACAACAGCACCTTCCTTACCTGCATTAGCCACAATCTGACGAAGCGGTTCCTCGATAGCACGCTTGATGATCTCAATACCGGTTGTTTCATCTTCATTATCGCCTTTCAGACCTTCCAACGCTTCAGAAGCACGGATGTAAGCTACACCACCGCCCGGAACGATACCTTCTTCAATAGCTGCACGAGTAGCGCACAACGCATCATCCACACGGTCTTTCTTTTCTTTCATTTCGACTTCCGAAGCCGCACCTACATAAAGAACAGCTACACCACCTGACAACTTAGCCAAACGTTCCTGCAACTTTTCCTTATCATAATCTGAAGTAGTATTCTTTATTTCAGCTTTAATCTGATTGATACGTTCCTGAATGTTTTCTTTTGCACCGGCACCGTTTACAATAGTAGTATTATCTTTAGAAACAGTTACCTTATCGCAAGTACCCAACATTTCAAGAGTAGCTTGTTCCAACTTCAAACCTTTTTCCTCGCTGATAACGATACCACCGGTCAATACTGCGATATCTTCCAACATAGCTTTACGACGGTCACCGAAGCCCGGAGCCTTCACAGCACAAATCTTCAACTGAGAACGCAGACGGTTTACAACCAATGTAGTCAAAGCTTCGCTGTCTACATCTTCTGCAATCACCAGCAAAGGACGTCCGCTCTGTACAGCCGGTTCCAAAATAGGCAAGAAATCCTTCAAGTTAGAAATCTTCTTATCATAAATCAAGATGTACGGATGTTCCATCACACATTCCATCTTTTCTGTGTCGGTTACAAAGTAAGCAGACAGATAACCACGATCAAACTGCATACCTTCTACCACACCGATAGTAGTATCCGTTCCTTTAGCCTCTTCGATAGTAATCACACCATCTTTAGAAACTTTACGCATAGCGTCTGCAATCAACTTACCGATAGTAGGATCGTTATTGGCAGATACCGCAGCTACTTGTTCAATCTTGTCATAATTGTCACCTACCATCTCGGCCTGAGACTTGATAGATTCAACCACTTTGGCAACAGCTTTATCAATACCACGTTTCAAATCCATCGGATTTGCTCCGGCAGTAACATTCTTCAAACCTACCCCTACGATTGATTGAGCCAGCACAGTAGCAGTAGTAGTACCGTCACCTGCATCGTCACCTGTCTTTGAAGCAACAGATTTCACCAATTGCGCACCTGTGTTCTGAAACGCATCAGCCAATTCCACTTCCTTTGCCACAGTTACACCATCCTTAGTAATGTGAGGAGCACCGAATTTCTTTTCAATAATCACATTACGTCCTTTCGGACCAAGAGTTACTTTCACTGCGTTAGCCAATTCGTCTACACCCTTCTTCAATTCGTCACGGGCATCAATGTTGAATTTAATATCTTTAGCCATAATTCTATTTACAATTTAATGATTTACAATGTACTATTTAATTATCCCAAAACAGCGAGAACATCGCTCTGACGCATGATAAGGTATTTCTTACCGTCATGTTCCAATTCTGTACCCGAGTATTTGCCATACAATACCTGATCACCTACATGCAACACCATCTCCTCGTCTTTCGTTCCGTTACCTATTGCGACAACTTCACCTTGCAATGGTTTTTCCTTTGCTGTATCAGGAATAATGATACCACCGATTGTTTTTTCTTCCGCAGGAGCTGGAAGAATCAATACTCTGTCTGCTAATGGTTTAATGTTCATAGTTCTTAATTTTTATATGTTATACTTTTAATTATATCAATTATCCGTCATCTTTAAGCAGTGACGCAAAATATCTTGCGAAAAACGTGCCAAACATGAAAAAGGAGAAATTGACAGTTTTATTCTGCCAAATTGGCACAGCTATAACATATCTTTCACTAAAATGGTTTCCTCTTCCCCTGCCATTATCAGTTGCTTTTACGAAATTTATTATTTTTACCTATAAAGATTCATATATAAACCAGTCGGCT from Phocaeicola dorei encodes the following:
- a CDS encoding co-chaperone GroES, whose translation is MNIKPLADRVLILPAPAEEKTIGGIIIPDTAKEKPLQGEVVAIGNGTKDEEMVLHVGDQVLYGKYSGTELEHDGKKYLIMRQSDVLAVLG
- the groL gene encoding chaperonin GroEL (60 kDa chaperone family; promotes refolding of misfolded polypeptides especially under stressful conditions; forms two stacked rings of heptamers to form a barrel-shaped 14mer; ends can be capped by GroES; misfolded proteins enter the barrel where they are refolded when GroES binds) — encoded protein: MAKDIKFNIDARDELKKGVDELANAVKVTLGPKGRNVIIEKKFGAPHITKDGVTVAKEVELADAFQNTGAQLVKSVASKTGDDAGDGTTTATVLAQSIVGVGLKNVTAGANPMDLKRGIDKAVAKVVESIKSQAEMVGDNYDKIEQVAAVSANNDPTIGKLIADAMRKVSKDGVITIEEAKGTDTTIGVVEGMQFDRGYLSAYFVTDTEKMECVMEHPYILIYDKKISNLKDFLPILEPAVQSGRPLLVIAEDVDSEALTTLVVNRLRSQLKICAVKAPGFGDRRKAMLEDIAVLTGGIVISEEKGLKLEQATLEMLGTCDKVTVSKDNTTIVNGAGAKENIQERINQIKAEIKNTTSDYDKEKLQERLAKLSGGVAVLYVGAASEVEMKEKKDRVDDALCATRAAIEEGIVPGGGVAYIRASEALEGLKGDNEDETTGIEIIKRAIEEPLRQIVANAGKEGAVVVQKVREGKGDFGYNARTDVYENLHAAGVVDPAKVTRVALENAASIAGMFLTTECVIVEKKEDKPEMPMGAPGMGGMGGMM
- a CDS encoding MATE family efflux transporter — protein: MKDSIDFGSMEIPKLFRKLLIPTVLGMVFSAVFVITDGIFVGQGIGSDALAAVNITAPLFLISTGIGLMFGVGASVVASIHLSQGKLKAARINVTQAVVVSSLFLAVLWGVVCLFAPQVAVWLGSSERLLPLAVEYMYWFLPFLVFSALLSSGMFFVRLDGSPNYAMLCNAIPAVVNILLDYVFIFIFKWGMMGAALATSLGYILGAGMIVVYLSRRKNVIHFCRVKLSKKSMRLTWRNVRYMCHLGASTFLCEAAIACMMFAGNYVFIHYLGEDGVAAFSIACYFFPIIFMVYNAIGQSAQPILSYNFGAGDAMRVRSAFRLALGTAVTCGLVFFALTALFNHQIVAMFIDRSYPAYDIAVAGLPLFASGFIFFAVNIVSIGYFQSVERARPAMMITVLRGFVFMVLCLFGLPLLLKVPGIWLAVPLAEILTFLVIMAIYYRKHQWVRR
- a CDS encoding Crp/Fnr family transcriptional regulator, whose product is MDAFIQKFCEKYSLPIALSLQLLDNMEKFTFRKGDFLVQEGGRNSNFYIVSKGIWRGHYLNDGVDVSVWFASEGEAIFSSWGYVENTASLVSIEAMCDSELYGISKAKLEVLYAESVELANFGRRLFEQQLLGLESWMITGGSPRAKERYLTLLEENPELLQYVPLKHIASYLWITPQSLSRIRAELGRRKKDQ